The following proteins come from a genomic window of Neptunomonas concharum:
- a CDS encoding phosphonate ABC transporter ATP-binding protein yields the protein MGLYRVFDHDIQRNGRLNKNIRANRARIGHVFQQFNLVNRLSVMTNVLIGGLSRIPSYRSLLGWFTEEEKRAALEALDRVGLKDFALHKASELSGGQQQRVAIARALMQKADIILADEPIASLDPESSRLVMETLQRINQDDDITVVVTLHQVDYAQKYCRTAVALKEGEIFFIGDMNVLSAEKLTHIYGTPQATQQQDAASLPKTSDNYQLNPV from the coding sequence ATGGGTTTGTACCGTGTATTCGACCATGATATCCAACGTAATGGTCGTCTTAACAAAAACATTCGCGCTAACCGCGCCCGCATAGGTCATGTCTTCCAGCAGTTTAATCTTGTCAATCGCTTATCTGTTATGACCAATGTACTCATCGGTGGGCTCAGCCGAATCCCAAGCTATCGCAGCCTACTAGGCTGGTTTACGGAAGAGGAAAAACGCGCTGCGCTAGAGGCACTGGATCGAGTCGGCCTAAAGGACTTTGCCCTGCATAAAGCATCAGAACTTTCCGGCGGACAACAACAACGGGTAGCCATTGCCCGAGCATTGATGCAAAAGGCCGATATTATTCTCGCCGATGAACCTATTGCCTCTTTGGACCCTGAATCATCCCGTCTAGTCATGGAAACCCTGCAGCGCATTAATCAAGACGACGATATCACGGTCGTTGTGACCTTACACCAAGTTGATTACGCCCAAAAATATTGCCGTACAGCCGTTGCACTTAAAGAGGGAGAGATTTTCTTCATTGGCGATATGAACGTATTAAGCGCGGAAAAGCTAACACACATTTATGGAACCCCACAGGCTACACAGCAGCAGGATGCCGCATCTTTACCAAAGACTTCTGATAACTACCAACTCAACCCTGTTTAA
- a CDS encoding ATP-binding cassette domain-containing protein has protein sequence MSVIEIHNLKKTFSKSSIALKGINLTVASGDMVALIGPSGSGKSTLMRHISGLTLANKDTDGFVPCIRP, from the coding sequence ATGTCAGTCATCGAAATACATAACCTGAAAAAAACATTTTCAAAAAGCAGCATCGCACTTAAAGGGATCAATCTAACGGTTGCATCCGGCGATATGGTTGCCCTTATAGGCCCTTCGGGCTCAGGTAAGTCAACACTGATGAGACATATTTCAGGGCTGACACTCGCCAACAAAGACACGGATGGGTTTGTACCGTGTATTCGACCATGA